One stretch of Actinacidiphila sp. DG2A-62 DNA includes these proteins:
- a CDS encoding IS982 family transposase, with the protein MTTNLKALATALYVKIDDCLAGSRRSGRPPRLSDAELLTLAVMQALLGFVSEARWLRYTRTHLSAEFPYLPGQSGYNKRLRAANTLISRFIRTLARDSDLWHDDVWVVDSTPVECARSRPTAKRSDLAGWAGYGYCPSHSRFFWGLRLHLMCTPGGLPIAWALANPKVDEREVLADMLTRDPDLPATHPGQTIIGDKGYVSHQLDAHLAQLGLTLIRPSYRNRKPRPDEHLLKPIRQLIESVNDTLKGQLDLERHGARTPEGVLARIGQRILALTTAIWHNRNTGSPITRSLIAYDH; encoded by the coding sequence GTGACGACAAACCTCAAGGCCCTCGCGACAGCACTCTACGTGAAGATCGATGACTGTCTGGCAGGATCGCGGCGCTCAGGACGCCCGCCCCGACTGTCGGACGCCGAACTGCTGACGCTGGCGGTCATGCAGGCACTGCTCGGCTTCGTCTCCGAGGCCAGATGGCTGCGCTACACCCGCACCCACCTGTCGGCCGAGTTCCCCTACCTGCCCGGCCAGTCCGGCTACAACAAACGCCTACGCGCCGCGAACACCCTGATCAGCCGCTTCATCCGCACACTGGCCCGCGACAGCGACCTGTGGCACGACGACGTGTGGGTCGTGGACTCCACACCGGTGGAATGCGCCCGCTCCCGCCCGACGGCCAAACGCTCCGACCTGGCCGGATGGGCCGGCTACGGCTACTGCCCCTCGCACTCACGGTTCTTCTGGGGCCTGCGTCTGCACCTGATGTGCACCCCCGGCGGACTGCCCATCGCCTGGGCTCTGGCCAACCCCAAGGTCGACGAACGCGAAGTCCTGGCCGACATGCTCACCCGCGACCCCGACCTGCCGGCCACCCACCCCGGGCAGACCATCATCGGCGACAAGGGCTACGTCTCCCACCAGCTCGACGCCCACCTGGCGCAGCTGGGCCTGACCCTGATCAGACCCAGCTACCGCAACCGCAAACCCCGCCCCGACGAGCACCTGCTCAAGCCGATCCGGCAGCTCATCGAGTCCGTCAACGACACCCTCAAAGGCCAACTCGACCTCGAACGCCACGGCGCCAGAACACCAGAAGGAGTCCTGGCCCGCATCGGCCAACGCATCCTCGCCCTGACCACCGCCATCTGGCACAACCGCAACACCGGAAGCCCCATCACCAGATCACTGATCGCCTACGACCACTAA
- a CDS encoding sugar phosphate isomerase/epimerase family protein produces MNGGAPRAAAGTDAAGDLARLSVNQETVKQWSLPELAEGCAAAGVGSVGLWRAPVRAYGVERAARLMRERGLTVTSLCRGGFFTARDPEERAAALDDNRAAVDEAAALGAGALVLVSGGLPEGDRDIAAARRRVADAVRDLAPYARARGVRLAIEPLHPMFASDRCVVSTLGQALDIAEAFPAEQVGVVVDAYHLWWDDRAPAQIARAGRGGRIACFQVADWVTPLPKGVLLGRGQLGDGCVDLRGLREAVDAAGYRGAVEVEIFNPGLWARDGAEVLAEVAERYRRHVL; encoded by the coding sequence GTGAACGGCGGCGCGCCGCGGGCCGCGGCCGGCACGGACGCCGCCGGGGACCTGGCCCGGCTGAGCGTCAATCAGGAGACCGTCAAGCAGTGGTCGCTGCCGGAGCTGGCCGAGGGGTGCGCCGCGGCCGGCGTCGGCTCGGTGGGGCTGTGGCGGGCGCCCGTGCGCGCGTACGGGGTGGAGCGCGCGGCGCGGCTGATGCGCGAGCGCGGGCTGACCGTCACCTCCTTGTGCCGCGGCGGGTTCTTCACCGCCCGGGACCCCGAGGAGCGCGCCGCGGCCCTCGACGACAACCGGGCCGCCGTCGACGAGGCCGCCGCGCTCGGCGCCGGCGCCCTCGTCCTGGTCTCCGGCGGCCTGCCCGAGGGCGACCGGGACATCGCCGCGGCCAGGCGGCGCGTCGCCGACGCCGTCAGGGACCTCGCGCCGTACGCGCGGGCGCGCGGGGTGCGGCTGGCGATCGAGCCGCTGCACCCGATGTTCGCCTCCGACCGCTGCGTGGTCTCGACCCTCGGGCAGGCCCTGGACATCGCCGAGGCGTTCCCCGCCGAACAGGTGGGCGTCGTCGTCGACGCCTACCACCTGTGGTGGGACGACCGGGCGCCCGCGCAGATCGCCCGCGCCGGGCGCGGCGGCCGCATCGCCTGCTTCCAGGTCGCGGACTGGGTCACCCCGCTGCCCAAGGGCGTGCTGCTGGGGCGCGGCCAGCTCGGCGACGGGTGCGTGGACCTGCGCGGGCTGCGCGAGGCGGTCGACGCGGCTGGCTACCGGGGCGCGGTGGAGGTGGAGATCTTCAACCCCGGTCTGTGGGCCCGCGACGGCGCGGAGGTGCTCGCCGAGGTCGCCGAGCGGTACCGGCGCCACGTCCTGTGA
- a CDS encoding STAS domain-containing protein, which translates to MTAGWPQDHVLVLTLAGEVTVHRRTLLRRSLADAVAARPALLVVDLTALGFCDSTVLNALLRTRVDARSAGVPLVLAGPPPQAVRLLRLTRTEEVFTVRPTLRAALAVRPPVHRGAGRSGGPPGDH; encoded by the coding sequence GTGACGGCGGGCTGGCCGCAGGACCACGTCCTGGTCCTGACCCTCGCCGGCGAGGTGACCGTGCACCGCCGCACCCTGCTGCGGCGGTCGCTCGCGGACGCCGTGGCGGCGCGTCCCGCCCTTCTCGTGGTCGACCTGACCGCCCTCGGCTTCTGCGACTCGACCGTGCTCAACGCGCTGCTGCGCACCCGCGTCGACGCCAGGTCCGCCGGGGTGCCGCTGGTCCTCGCCGGTCCGCCGCCGCAGGCGGTGCGGCTGCTGCGGCTCACCCGCACCGAGGAGGTCTTCACCGTGCGCCCGACGCTGCGGGCCGCGCTCGCCGTACGTCCGCCGGTCCACCGCGGGGCCGGCCGTTCAGGCGGCCCGCCGGGCGACCACTGA
- a CDS encoding citrate synthase: protein MSDNSVVLRYGDGEYTYPVVDSTVGDKGFDIGKLRADTGLVTLDSGYGNTAAYKSGITFLDGEQGILRYRGYPIEQIAERGTFLETAYLLINGELPTVDELSEFKREITQHTLLHEDVKRFYDGFPRDAHPMAMLSSVVSALSTFYQDSHNPFDPEQRHLSTIRLLAKLPTIAAYAYKKSVGQPVVYPRNDLGYVENFLRMTFAVPAEEYQLDPTVVSALDKLLILHADHEQNCSTSTVRLVGSSQANLFASISAGINALWGPLHGGANQSVLEMLERIQAEGGDVDSFIRRVKDKEDGVKLMGFGHRVYKNFDPRAKIIKAAAHDVLSALGKSDELLDIALKLEEHALSDDYFVSRKLYPNVDFYTGLIYRAMGFPTSMFTVLFAIGRLPGWIAQWHEMIKEPGSRIGRPRQIYTGVVTRDYVPVEAR from the coding sequence GTGAGCGACAACTCTGTAGTACTGCGGTACGGCGACGGCGAGTACACCTACCCCGTCGTGGACAGCACCGTCGGCGACAAGGGCTTCGACATTGGCAAGCTGCGCGCCGACACCGGCCTGGTCACCCTGGACAGCGGCTACGGCAACACCGCGGCCTACAAGTCCGGCATCACCTTCCTCGACGGCGAGCAGGGCATCCTGCGGTATCGGGGCTACCCGATCGAGCAGATCGCCGAGCGGGGCACCTTCCTGGAGACCGCGTACCTGCTCATCAACGGCGAGCTTCCGACCGTCGACGAGCTGTCCGAGTTCAAACGCGAGATCACCCAGCACACCCTGCTGCACGAGGACGTCAAGCGGTTCTACGACGGCTTCCCGCGCGACGCCCACCCCATGGCGATGCTGTCGTCCGTGGTCAGCGCGCTGTCGACGTTCTACCAGGACAGCCACAACCCGTTCGACCCCGAGCAGCGCCACCTGTCCACGATCCGGCTGCTCGCCAAGCTGCCGACGATCGCGGCCTACGCGTACAAGAAGTCCGTCGGCCAGCCGGTGGTCTACCCGCGCAACGACCTCGGCTACGTCGAGAACTTCCTGCGCATGACCTTCGCCGTCCCGGCCGAGGAGTACCAGCTCGACCCGACCGTGGTCAGCGCGCTGGACAAGCTGCTCATCCTGCACGCCGACCACGAGCAGAACTGCTCGACCTCCACCGTCCGGCTGGTCGGCTCCTCGCAGGCCAACCTGTTCGCGTCGATCTCGGCCGGCATCAACGCCCTGTGGGGCCCCCTGCACGGCGGCGCCAACCAGTCCGTGCTGGAGATGCTGGAGCGCATCCAGGCCGAGGGCGGCGACGTCGACTCCTTCATCCGCCGGGTGAAGGACAAGGAGGACGGCGTCAAGCTGATGGGCTTCGGTCACCGCGTCTACAAGAACTTCGACCCCCGGGCGAAGATCATCAAGGCGGCGGCCCACGACGTGCTCTCCGCGCTCGGCAAGTCCGACGAGCTGCTGGACATCGCGCTGAAGCTGGAGGAGCACGCGCTCAGCGACGACTACTTCGTCTCCCGCAAGCTCTACCCGAACGTCGACTTCTACACCGGTCTGATCTACCGGGCCATGGGCTTCCCGACCAGCATGTTCACCGTGCTCTTCGCGATCGGCCGGCTGCCCGGCTGGATCGCCCAGTGGCACGAGATGATCAAGGAGCCGGGCTCCCGCATCGGCCGCCCGCGGCAGATCTACACCGGCGTCGTCACCCGGGACTACGTGCCCGTCGAGGCCCGCTGA
- a CDS encoding MarR family transcriptional regulator, which produces MDSTLPGDAPATATAAAAARRRRRLTNRIRDGLRDVGIQMALLNHQVGAHLDLRDADLECLDLISRYGPIGPTALARRAGLHPATLTGVLDRLERGGWVVRTPNPTDRRAILVQVIKEREAEVARLYAGLAGAMEDICAQIEDDDLSVIADFLLRTARASRAATDQLAGN; this is translated from the coding sequence ATGGATTCCACACTGCCCGGGGACGCGCCCGCGACGGCCACGGCGGCGGCCGCGGCACGGCGCCGCCGGCGGCTGACCAACCGGATCAGGGACGGCCTGCGCGATGTCGGCATCCAGATGGCGCTGCTCAACCACCAGGTGGGCGCGCACCTCGACCTGCGGGACGCGGACCTGGAGTGCCTGGACCTGATCAGCCGCTACGGGCCCATCGGCCCGACCGCGCTCGCCCGCCGCGCGGGTCTGCACCCGGCCACCCTCACCGGCGTCCTCGACCGGCTGGAACGCGGCGGCTGGGTCGTGCGCACCCCCAACCCGACCGACCGTCGGGCCATCCTCGTACAGGTCATCAAGGAGCGCGAGGCCGAGGTGGCGCGCCTGTACGCGGGGCTCGCCGGCGCGATGGAGGACATCTGCGCCCAGATCGAGGACGACGACCTGTCGGTGATAGCCGACTTCCTGCTGCGTACGGCGCGGGCGAGCCGGGCGGCGACCGACCAGCTCGCGGGCAACTGA
- a CDS encoding DedA family protein: MDVALSVSSLDFTSGLAEYLRGGHVIWAYALLALTTAPPLVPNSVLLVTGGVMAAEGHLNLALVLLVVAASAVLGDMVIHRSGRALSGRVLDRMRRRPRRAALLGWAAVRIQRHGVPFVIGVRFLPSGRVIGGLAAGVVRYPARRYLVGAGIAELVWASYSVGVGYVSGRAASNSFYAMCLGLGVSLLVAAVGTGAQWASRARERRRPRAPGEAARTPAASVPPTPSTVVAASLAVEPPPAESGPETYICPANGGPGT, encoded by the coding sequence ATGGATGTTGCACTGAGTGTGTCGTCACTGGACTTCACCTCCGGGCTCGCCGAGTACCTCCGCGGCGGGCACGTCATATGGGCGTACGCGCTGCTGGCCCTGACCACGGCCCCGCCGCTCGTGCCGAACTCCGTGCTGCTCGTGACCGGCGGCGTCATGGCGGCCGAGGGGCACCTGAATCTGGCGCTGGTGCTGCTCGTGGTGGCCGCGAGCGCGGTCCTCGGCGACATGGTCATCCACCGCAGCGGCCGGGCGCTCAGCGGCCGGGTGCTGGACCGCATGCGCCGCCGCCCGCGCCGGGCCGCGCTGCTGGGCTGGGCCGCGGTGCGCATACAGCGCCACGGCGTGCCGTTCGTGATCGGCGTGCGCTTCCTGCCCAGCGGCCGCGTTATCGGGGGCCTCGCGGCGGGCGTCGTGCGCTACCCGGCCCGCCGCTACCTGGTCGGCGCCGGCATCGCGGAGCTGGTCTGGGCGTCCTACTCGGTCGGCGTCGGCTACGTCAGCGGACGCGCGGCCTCCAACTCCTTCTACGCCATGTGCCTCGGGCTCGGCGTGTCCCTGCTGGTCGCCGCCGTCGGCACCGGCGCGCAGTGGGCGTCGCGGGCCCGGGAGCGCCGCAGGCCGCGGGCCCCCGGGGAAGCCGCGCGGACCCCGGCCGCCTCCGTGCCCCCGACCCCCTCGACGGTCGTCGCCGCCTCCCTCGCGGTCGAGCCCCCGCCCGCCGAGAGCGGACCGGAGACGTACATCTGCCCGGCGAACGGCGGCCCCGGGACGTAA
- a CDS encoding MarR family transcriptional regulator, with the protein MTDRTLWTYADIAAHIRVQVDTVRSYRKHGHLPDPDLVEGGKPYWYADTVRAWSARRPGNRGRRDA; encoded by the coding sequence ATGACCGACCGGACCTTGTGGACGTACGCGGACATCGCCGCGCACATCCGCGTGCAGGTGGACACCGTCCGCTCGTACCGCAAGCACGGACACCTGCCGGACCCCGACCTGGTCGAGGGCGGCAAGCCGTACTGGTACGCCGACACGGTGCGCGCGTGGAGCGCCCGCCGCCCGGGCAACCGCGGCCGCAGAGATGCGTAG
- a CDS encoding class II fructose-bisphosphate aldolase encodes MPAAATSALVAAARESGRGVAAFNVITLEHAEAITAAAERTGLPVVLQISENAVRFHGGRVEPVVAAAAAVARAASVPVALHLDHVEDEDLLRAGVAAGVSSVMVDASKLPYEENVAATARITRWAQARGVWVEAELGEVGGKDGAHAPGVRTDPGEAAAFTAATGVDALAVAVGSSHAMTERTARLDLELIGRLRTAVPVPLVLHGSSGVADGELRAAVAAGMVKVNIGTALNIAFTAAVRERLAEDERVVDPRRYLSPARDAMTAVAAHLLEVVAARSA; translated from the coding sequence ATGCCTGCCGCCGCCACCTCCGCGCTCGTCGCCGCCGCCCGCGAATCCGGGCGGGGCGTCGCCGCGTTCAACGTGATCACGCTGGAGCACGCCGAGGCGATCACGGCCGCCGCCGAGCGCACCGGGCTGCCGGTGGTGCTGCAGATCAGCGAGAACGCGGTGCGCTTCCACGGCGGCCGGGTGGAGCCGGTGGTGGCCGCGGCTGCGGCCGTCGCCCGCGCCGCCTCGGTGCCGGTGGCGCTGCACCTGGACCACGTGGAGGACGAGGATCTGCTGCGGGCCGGGGTGGCGGCCGGGGTGTCCTCGGTGATGGTCGACGCCTCGAAGCTGCCCTACGAGGAGAACGTCGCGGCCACCGCGCGGATCACCCGGTGGGCGCAGGCGCGCGGGGTGTGGGTCGAGGCGGAGCTGGGCGAGGTGGGCGGCAAGGACGGCGCCCACGCGCCCGGGGTGCGGACCGATCCCGGCGAGGCGGCGGCCTTCACCGCCGCGACCGGGGTGGACGCGCTGGCCGTCGCGGTCGGCAGCTCGCACGCGATGACCGAGCGCACCGCGCGGTTGGACCTGGAGCTGATCGGCAGGCTGCGGACGGCCGTCCCGGTGCCGCTGGTGCTGCACGGCTCCTCGGGCGTGGCGGACGGCGAGCTGCGCGCGGCGGTCGCGGCCGGCATGGTGAAGGTCAACATCGGCACCGCGCTGAACATCGCCTTCACCGCGGCCGTCCGCGAGCGCCTGGCCGAGGACGAGCGCGTCGTCGACCCGCGCCGCTACCTGTCCCCGGCCCGCGACGCGATGACCGCGGTCGCCGCGCATCTCCTGGAGGTGGTGGCGGCCCGGTCCGCGTGA
- a CDS encoding SIS domain-containing protein — MSASSSLTTTEITTQPECWRRAVALAPAESAKLPAPGERVAVIGCGTSWFMAQSYAALRERGGHGETDAFAASEFPFGRGYDRVLAITRSGTTTEVLRACEQLRGSVPVTAITADPSTPVMTAADQVVVLDFADEQSVVQTRFATTVLALLRAHLGEDLTAAVADAERAVAAELPAGLVDAEQFTFLGTGWTYGLAQEAALKMREAAGAWTEAYPAMEYRHGPISITGPGRAVWSFGPLPEGLAEDVAGVGGRLEASPLADPLADLIRAQRLAVAVAESKGYDPDRPRNLTRSVILA; from the coding sequence ATGTCAGCGTCGTCCAGCCTGACCACCACCGAGATCACGACGCAGCCCGAGTGCTGGCGGCGCGCCGTCGCGCTCGCGCCGGCCGAGAGCGCGAAGCTGCCCGCCCCCGGCGAGCGGGTCGCGGTGATCGGCTGCGGAACCTCGTGGTTCATGGCGCAGTCCTACGCGGCGCTGCGCGAGCGGGGCGGGCACGGCGAGACCGACGCCTTCGCCGCCTCGGAGTTCCCCTTCGGCCGCGGCTACGACCGGGTGCTGGCGATCACCCGCTCCGGCACCACCACCGAGGTGCTGCGGGCGTGCGAGCAGCTGCGCGGCTCCGTCCCGGTGACGGCGATCACCGCGGACCCGTCGACCCCGGTGATGACCGCCGCCGACCAGGTCGTGGTGCTGGACTTCGCGGACGAGCAGTCCGTCGTGCAGACCCGGTTCGCCACGACGGTGCTCGCCCTGCTGCGCGCCCACCTCGGCGAGGACCTGACCGCCGCGGTGGCCGACGCGGAGCGTGCCGTCGCCGCCGAGCTGCCCGCCGGACTGGTGGACGCCGAGCAGTTCACCTTCCTCGGCACCGGCTGGACCTACGGGCTCGCCCAGGAGGCCGCGCTGAAGATGCGCGAGGCCGCGGGGGCCTGGACCGAGGCGTACCCGGCGATGGAGTACCGGCACGGTCCGATCAGCATCACGGGGCCGGGCCGCGCGGTGTGGTCGTTCGGCCCGCTGCCGGAGGGCCTGGCGGAGGACGTCGCGGGCGTCGGCGGCCGGCTGGAGGCCAGTCCGCTCGCCGACCCGCTCGCCGACCTGATCCGCGCGCAGCGGCTCGCCGTGGCCGTCGCCGAGTCCAAGGGCTACGACCCGGACCGGCCGCGGAACCTGACCCGCTCGGTGATCCTGGCCTGA
- a CDS encoding SigB/SigF/SigG family RNA polymerase sigma factor, which translates to MLRTADATSGRNRPTGPARRPRTGHPHDDAPDTTEAFRRLARMPEGRAKEELRQQIATAWLPMAHRLASRYRNRGESLDDLRQVAALGLVKAVTRYDPERGAAFESYAVPTIDGEIKRHFRDCLWSVHVPRRVQALRARVRAASLELAQETDGRAPTTAEIAARAQLTEQEAADGLAALESFSSLSLDAQRQSGRPADTLPLPLGETLGAPDPAIEVVVDRESVKPPLCRLPERERHILYLRFFCGMTQSAIADRLGISQMHVSRLIARSCRTVRAELARGLADETGPCGI; encoded by the coding sequence GTGCTTCGGACCGCAGATGCCACGTCCGGGCGGAACCGGCCCACCGGTCCCGCCCGGCGCCCCCGCACCGGACACCCCCACGACGACGCGCCGGACACCACCGAGGCGTTCCGCCGCCTGGCCCGCATGCCGGAGGGCCGGGCCAAGGAGGAGCTGCGCCAGCAGATCGCCACCGCCTGGCTGCCGATGGCGCACCGGCTCGCCTCCCGCTACCGCAACCGCGGCGAGTCGCTCGACGACCTGCGCCAGGTCGCCGCGCTCGGCCTGGTCAAGGCGGTGACGCGGTACGACCCGGAGCGCGGCGCGGCGTTCGAGAGCTACGCGGTGCCGACCATAGACGGCGAGATCAAGCGCCACTTCCGCGACTGCCTGTGGTCGGTGCACGTACCCCGCCGGGTCCAGGCACTGCGGGCGCGGGTGCGGGCGGCGAGCCTGGAGCTGGCCCAGGAGACCGACGGCAGGGCGCCGACGACCGCCGAGATCGCCGCGCGTGCGCAGCTGACCGAGCAGGAGGCCGCGGACGGCCTCGCGGCGCTGGAGAGCTTCAGCTCCCTGTCGCTGGACGCACAGCGCCAGAGCGGCCGTCCCGCGGACACGCTGCCGCTGCCGCTCGGCGAGACGCTGGGCGCGCCCGATCCGGCGATCGAGGTGGTGGTGGACCGCGAGTCGGTCAAGCCGCCGCTGTGCCGGCTGCCCGAACGCGAGCGCCACATCCTCTACCTGCGGTTCTTCTGCGGGATGACGCAGAGCGCGATCGCCGACCGGCTCGGCATCTCGCAGATGCACGTGTCGCGCCTGATCGCCCGCTCCTGCCGCACGGTCCGGGCGGAACTGGCGCGGGGCCTGGCCGACGAGACGGGGCCCTGCGGCATCTGA
- the recD2 gene encoding SF1B family DNA helicase RecD2, with protein sequence MADTAAPHLSVLEGVLERITYANEDNGYTVARVDTGRGSGDLLTVVGALLGAQVGESLRMHGRWGSHPQYGKQFTVENYTTVLPATVQGIRRYLGSGLIKGIGPRIAKRIVDHFGPGTLDVIESEPDRLVEVPGLGPKRTRLIAAAWQEQKAIKEVMVFLQGVGVSTSIAVRIYKNYGDASISVVKNQPYRLAADVWGIGFLTADRLAQAVGIPHDSPERVKAGLQYALSQATDSGNCFLPQEQLIADAVKLLQVDTGLVIDCLAELAAEEEGVVRERLPSPEPGGEAVTAVYLVPFHRAEISLAAQLLRLLRGPEDRMPAFQEVDWDKALSWLAGATGADLAPEQQEAVRLALTEKVAVLTGGPGCGKSFTVRSVVALARARKAKVVLAAPTGRAAKRLAELTGEEASTVHRLLELKPGGDAAYDRDRPLDADLVVVDEASMLDLLLANKLVKAVPPGAHLLFVGDVDQLPSVGAGEVLRDLLAPASPVPAVRLTRIFRQAQQSGVVTNAHRINDGRPPVTQGLPDFFLFPEEDSEAAGRLTVDVVARRIPAKFGLDPRRDVQVLAPMHRGPAGAGVLNGLLQQAVTPARPDLPERRFGGRTFRVGDKVTQIRNNYDKGANGVFNGTVGVVTALDPVDQKLTVRTDEDEEVAYDFDELDELAHAYAVTIHRSQGSEYPAVVIPVTTGAWMMLQRNLLYTAVTRAKRLVVLVGSRRAIGQAVRTVSAGRRFTALDHRLAQGAK encoded by the coding sequence GTGGCCGACACCGCAGCACCCCATCTGTCCGTGCTCGAAGGCGTCCTTGAACGGATCACGTACGCCAACGAGGACAACGGCTACACCGTCGCGCGCGTCGACACCGGGCGCGGCTCCGGCGATCTGCTCACCGTCGTCGGCGCGCTGCTCGGCGCGCAGGTCGGCGAATCCCTGCGGATGCACGGCCGTTGGGGCTCCCACCCCCAGTACGGCAAGCAGTTCACGGTGGAGAACTACACGACGGTGCTGCCCGCCACCGTCCAGGGCATCCGCCGCTATCTGGGCTCCGGCCTGATCAAGGGCATCGGCCCGAGGATCGCCAAGCGGATCGTCGACCACTTCGGCCCCGGCACGCTGGACGTCATCGAGTCCGAGCCCGACCGCCTGGTGGAGGTGCCCGGCCTCGGCCCCAAGCGCACCCGGCTGATCGCCGCGGCCTGGCAGGAGCAGAAGGCCATCAAGGAGGTCATGGTCTTCCTGCAGGGCGTCGGCGTCTCCACCTCGATCGCGGTGCGCATCTACAAGAACTACGGCGACGCGTCGATCTCCGTGGTGAAGAACCAGCCCTACCGCCTGGCCGCCGACGTGTGGGGCATCGGCTTCCTGACCGCCGACCGGCTCGCCCAGGCCGTCGGGATACCGCACGACAGTCCCGAACGGGTCAAGGCCGGGCTGCAGTACGCCCTGTCGCAGGCCACCGACAGCGGCAACTGCTTCCTGCCGCAGGAGCAGCTGATCGCCGACGCGGTCAAACTGCTCCAGGTCGACACCGGCCTGGTGATCGACTGCCTGGCCGAACTCGCGGCCGAGGAGGAGGGCGTGGTCCGCGAGCGGCTGCCGTCGCCGGAGCCCGGCGGCGAGGCCGTCACGGCGGTGTATCTGGTGCCGTTCCACCGGGCCGAGATCTCGCTGGCCGCCCAGCTGCTGCGGCTGCTGCGCGGCCCGGAGGACCGGATGCCGGCCTTCCAGGAGGTGGACTGGGACAAGGCGCTGTCCTGGCTGGCCGGCGCCACCGGCGCGGATCTGGCCCCCGAGCAGCAGGAGGCGGTACGGCTGGCGCTGACCGAGAAGGTCGCCGTGCTCACCGGCGGCCCCGGCTGCGGCAAGTCCTTCACGGTGCGCTCCGTGGTGGCGCTCGCCCGGGCCAGGAAGGCCAAGGTGGTGCTCGCCGCGCCGACCGGCCGGGCCGCCAAGCGGCTCGCCGAGCTGACCGGCGAGGAGGCCTCCACCGTGCACCGGCTGCTGGAGCTCAAGCCCGGCGGCGACGCGGCGTACGACCGGGACAGGCCGCTGGACGCGGACCTGGTGGTCGTCGACGAGGCGTCGATGCTGGATCTGCTGCTGGCCAACAAGCTGGTCAAGGCGGTCCCGCCCGGGGCGCACCTGCTGTTCGTCGGCGACGTGGACCAGCTGCCGAGCGTCGGCGCCGGCGAGGTGCTGCGGGACCTGCTGGCCCCCGCGAGCCCGGTGCCCGCGGTCCGCCTCACCCGGATCTTCCGGCAGGCCCAGCAGTCCGGCGTGGTCACCAACGCCCACCGGATCAACGACGGCCGGCCCCCGGTCACCCAGGGGCTGCCGGACTTCTTCCTCTTCCCCGAGGAGGACTCCGAGGCCGCCGGGCGGCTCACCGTGGACGTGGTGGCCCGGCGCATCCCCGCCAAGTTCGGGCTGGACCCGCGCCGCGACGTCCAGGTGCTGGCGCCGATGCACCGCGGCCCGGCCGGTGCGGGCGTGCTCAACGGCCTGCTCCAGCAGGCCGTCACCCCCGCCCGCCCCGACCTGCCCGAGCGCCGCTTCGGCGGTCGCACCTTCCGCGTCGGCGACAAGGTGACGCAGATCAGGAACAACTACGACAAGGGGGCGAACGGCGTCTTCAACGGCACGGTCGGGGTGGTCACCGCCCTGGACCCGGTCGACCAGAAGCTCACCGTGCGCACCGACGAGGACGAGGAGGTGGCGTACGACTTTGACGAGCTGGACGAGCTCGCCCACGCCTACGCGGTGACCATCCACCGCTCCCAGGGCAGCGAATACCCGGCCGTGGTGATCCCGGTCACCACCGGTGCGTGGATGATGCTGCAGCGCAACCTGCTCTACACGGCCGTCACCAGGGCCAAACGCCTGGTCGTCCTGGTCGGGTCGCGCCGCGCGATCGGGCAGGCGGTGCGCACCGTGTCCGCGGGAAGGCGCTTCACGGCCCTCGACCACAGGCTCGCCCAGGGCGCAAAATAG
- a CDS encoding SDR family NAD(P)-dependent oxidoreductase → MADNAAQVRNIVVTGGGTGIGLAVTTRFAEAGHHVTIVGRRREVLHATAADLRSQRGLDVTPVVCDLADPDDVERALPQLPERVDVLVNNAGSRELATGAGPHGLLARWRGDFERNVLTAVLITESLRDRLTHDQGRVVTVTSVAALRGGGSYGASKAALHAWNHSLAAQLGPQGITCNIVAPGTVAGTEFFGSRLNEAELTRRAGRTLVGRVGRPADVAAAVLFLASPEAGFITGEILQCNGGELLGR, encoded by the coding sequence ATGGCAGACAACGCGGCGCAGGTCCGGAACATCGTCGTGACGGGGGGAGGCACGGGCATCGGTCTGGCCGTCACGACGCGGTTCGCGGAGGCCGGCCACCATGTCACCATCGTGGGCCGGCGCCGCGAGGTGCTGCACGCCACCGCGGCCGACCTGCGGTCCCAGCGCGGCCTGGACGTCACCCCCGTGGTGTGCGACCTGGCCGACCCCGACGACGTCGAGAGAGCGCTGCCGCAGCTGCCGGAGCGGGTGGACGTGCTGGTCAACAACGCCGGCAGCCGCGAGCTCGCCACCGGCGCCGGCCCGCACGGCCTGCTGGCCCGCTGGCGCGGCGACTTCGAGCGCAACGTGCTGACCGCCGTGCTCATCACCGAGTCGCTGCGCGACCGGCTCACCCACGACCAGGGCCGCGTGGTCACCGTCACCTCCGTCGCGGCGCTGCGCGGCGGCGGCTCCTACGGCGCCTCCAAGGCCGCCCTGCACGCCTGGAACCACTCCCTGGCGGCCCAGCTCGGCCCGCAGGGCATCACCTGCAACATCGTGGCGCCGGGCACGGTCGCCGGCACCGAGTTCTTCGGCTCGCGGCTCAACGAGGCCGAGCTGACCCGGCGGGCCGGCCGCACCCTGGTCGGCCGGGTCGGGCGGCCGGCGGACGTCGCGGCGGCCGTGCTCTTCCTCGCCTCGCCCGAGGCCGGCTTCATCACCGGCGAGATCCTCCAGTGCAACGGCGGCGAACTCCTCGGCCGCTGA